ccttttaaatttttaattcattcGCTAAATCAACTAATTGTTACAATGGAGTGTGGTAAGAATTAGTCCATTTCAATTTTTCAATAACAAGTGAAGGACGAAAAGTGTTTTAAAtactattataaattttaaggtataattttaaaaataaatttaaataactattaactctaaaaattattttaaaattcaaatacaatTTTAATGACCACTTTAAAATTGGACTCGAACAAATATGTATCCAAATATTTTCGGTTGAACTAATTAAAGTAGGCACAACTGAAACGCAAGAGtttgaaaaagggaaaaaaaatctttaaaatattGTCTTATAAACATGTCACACGACACATAACCATAACATGTGATTATTTAACTTGAAAGATTTAAGAATGTGTAATTCTTTGACactattttaagtttttaacgAATTTCTCCACAAGAAAtcatataaagataaaaaaataagagtttATTTCAAAGCTTAGGAATtataattcattcaaaaattaattttttttttattttaaaacaactaaaaataaataatttaaatttatttaaaattttttttttatttataagtcagaccaaaaaatacataatttttaaatcaacttttgcattttttaagtttaaattctattctattaatattataattattctaaattatagaattaatttttaaataaaaatattttttttaatttttttttttatgttaaatgaTTTTCAAAGCAGCtcttgaaaaatcatgaaatggAAAGGGTGAAGCTGTCTCCCACACTAGCCTGGCCTCGCTTCCAGCAGATTTCATCCTTCAAATCAGCCAAAATTACAACTTGCCCTCCTTCGTCTTCATTCATTCTCAGAGCAGCCAAACACTGTTCTCCCAATGGAGAACCAGAAAACCGGTTCGCCCCTTTCTCAGCGACCCGATTCGTCCGGCCGGTTCGGCCGGTTCGGTGGCAAGTACGTCCCCGAGACTCTCATGTTCGCACTCACCGAGCTTGAGGCTGCGTTCCACTCCCTTGCCTCTGATGAAGACTTTCAGGTTCGCTTCTCTTCTTCGTTTTGTTCATtctctaaaaaaaattggaaccCTTAATGGCTTGTAGAAGTTAGTTATGGTTAGTTTAATCTGTTAGTGGTTAGTTATTAGAAAATATTCCAGTGTGTGCACATCTATCAGCAACAAATGCTCTTTACCTAACTTAATGAGAATCAGATTTGCTACATTTACAAATATGACCTCTTTAATCCGTGAAATTTGTTGATGCGACAATGAGATAATGattctgaacaagagaaatCATATACTTTAAGAGCACGttagaatttttcttttaatctaAAAAGTTGGTTTTGAATTCGGCAGAGAGAGCTGAGTGGGATTCTTAGGGACTATGTTGGCAGGGAGAGCCCACTCTACTTTGCTGAGAGGCTGACGGAGCATTACAGGCGTGGCACCGGCGAAGGGCCGCAGGTGTACCTGAAAAGGGAGGATCTTAACCACACCGGCGCTCACAAGATCAACAATGCTGTTGGTCAGGCATTGCTTGCCAAGAGGCTTGGGAAAAAGAGAGTTATTGCCGAGACTGGAGCTGGTCAGCATGGAGTTGCCACTGCCACCGTGTGTGCTCGGTTTGGGTTGGAATGTGTTGTTTATATGGGTGCTCAGGACATGGAAAGGCAGGCTCTTAATGTGTTCAGGATGCGCCTCCTTGGTGCCGAGGTAAATTGTTTGCCCCTTTTGGTTGTACATATAATTGGTTTTTCATTTTATTAGGATGGTGCATTCTGTGTTCTAGTTTTCCGGAGAAATGAAAAATTTGTTAAGAAATTATCCTTTTGTTGGGCAATACTTGTTTATGTTAACTGTGAACTGTCACCAAGTGACTGATACTGAATCTCTTCTGGTAATCAATAGTTAGGATTTCACACTTGGGGTCAGTTCCAAATGGGGTTTAGATTTGATGGAGATGTCTTAAGGATTAGATATGGATAAGATTTTATGAAAACTTAGTCTTTGAAATTTGGTTTACTCTTAAGTGAACTCAACCTAAGTTAAAAATTTTAGCATGCGGATGTCACGGGAATAATGCATCGGCATCTGTATTTGCTAGATTTTGACTTTGAACATTTTGGTTGGGCAATTATAACTTGGCTTTTAGTAGAGTGCAGCAGTTTCATTTGGATTATGTAGATGAACTAGTATAGCTGAATAAGACTAGATTGTTTCTATTTTCCATGATAATCAATATGCTTGATAATGAGGTGATTTTGTTACGTAGGTGCGAGCAGTTCATTCCGGAACTGCGACATTGAAGGATGCCACATCAGAAGCTATAAGGGATTGGGTGACCAATGTGGAGACAACTCATTATATCTTGGGTTCTGTTGCCGGGCCACATCCATATCCTATGATGGTACGAGAGTTCCATGCAGTGATTGGCAAAGAAACAAGAAAGCAAGCATTGGAGAAATGGGGAGGGAAACCAGATGTACTTGTGGCATGTGTCGGTGGAGGCTCAAATGCTATGGGGCTTTTCCATGAATTTGTAGACGATGATGATGTTAGGCTAATTGGAGTGGAGGCTGCTGGACTTGGCTTAGAAACCGGTAAGCATGCGGCTACATTGACAAAAGGAGAAGTTGGGGTTTTGCATGGAGCAATGAGCTATCTTTTGCAGGATGATGATGGACAGATAATTGAGCCCCACTCAATAAGTGCAGGGTAATTCTTGCAGCAGATATTCTGTTACATATTTCCTTAGGTCTATTTGTTCCTtcagtttttaattattattgattacATTGTGTAGATTGGACTACCCTGGGGTTGGACCAGAGCATAGTTTCTTGAAAGATGTAGGACGTGCTGAGTACTACAGTGTTACCGACGAAGATGCGCTTGAAGGTAGGACTTACCCTTTAATGACTACTCATTTCGCCGTACAATGTTTCGTGTCTctttatcttcttttcttttatattaCATGAAATTGTTCTCTTTATAAATCTCCAAGGACACAAGTTTCAGATGTGCAGAGAGAACGCTCCCTTTAAAAATCTTTACAATAAACATATGAAATAGAGAGGAGCAAGAAAGAGAGGAATGGGGTAGTTCGAAATCTTAGTGTGTGGTTAAGATGTGGCCATGTAGCTATCTTATTCAAATTGTTGTCTAGTTGGTTTTCTCTGGAGGGTAACTTTGTCATTTCTGAACACTTGATTGAGAATTAATATTAACTTTGTTATGAAATAATTTGGTGTAGAAATTTCCAAATGGGATTCATATAGCATTGTTCTATGATATATTCAGAAGCTTAGAAGTTGAAATTGGTTTTTATATCccatttcttctttcttcatttcatgTATCCTGGTTCTTCTTTATCTGCAGCCTTCAAGAGACTATCACGGCTGGAAGGAATAATTCCAGCTTTGGAGACATCGCATGCTCTTGCTTACTTAGAGAAGCTATGCCCAACCCTCCCAAATGGAACCAAGGTTGTGGTAAATTGCAGTGGCAGAGGGGATAAGGATGTTCAAACTGCGCTCAAGTACTTGAAAGATTGAATAATGCTATGGACATATCTTTTTGGCCAATGCTTGATTGATTTTTAAGTTTCAAGTATAACTCAACAGCTTGACCCTGGAAAGACGGATTCCTTTCCCAAGGAGATTGATATCTAATTCAGGAGTTTCAGGACTTTGGAGGATTCTTTTTCAGAGTTGATTTGGGAATAATTCACCTTGTAAATTATTACCTTTCTTTTTGTGACTTGTAAATTATTACTTTAAAATTGTtcaagataagattgaaattataattttaaattatttttaaaattaatttaaattataataatttgattaataaaaaaataacatgatatgcattattttttttaatctagtgttaattggattaattttaaaatggtTATTAATCAGTTTTAATAATTTGTTTTCTTCAATAAAGCAGATATATATACTGAATgtgatcataaataatatagtaatagttAAATCCACTAACAAATATATTGGGTATTATCACactataaaacaaattaaatataaaggctattagcacttataaatctataaaatcGCATTGTCTTTGATTCGTGTAAGAGTTTACGtatcaaataaacttaaaatatgaacaaaaaatatttataaaatggaCTTAGCATCACTTGAAAGAATCATGAAAAATAATCAACTTACCTTATTATCCATGAGAACCATTTCTATGTAAGTCGTATTATTCTTATCAAATTTGGACGGGACTTTCCATAatcttatatattaattttgttaaatatatatatatatatatatgttacggtaatttttcttaatatatatacatatgcataaataattctatacatatacataaataaaaaatatatgaattatattttgttaaactctATGGTATAtgttactaaaaatatttaaatcacatatattaattattttttgttataattattttatatatatatattattttttattctacaatccttactgcttttttttcttcttcttttttctcatatttttctttcgTTATTGTCATTGTCCTCACCGCCGCCGCTGCCGTCACCTCCTCATCTTTCCCCTCCTTCTtttcatttgaatttttttctcttttcttttcctccatTATTATCACCATCATCATCGTTATCCTTAGAgagtaaaataaaaagaattaaataagaaaaaaataaaaaaaaaaaaagaaaaagaagccgCAAAAGATAAGGagggagaagaggaagagttttgaattatgcagaatttatcaaaaaaataacaccgaaattttttaacaataacatatagatattttaattttgacattGAAATTTCAATCACTTTAAATAATTTTTcgtgttatttttgtttttagcAAGAATTCAATCCAATAAATGTGACTCTACATTTATTCAACTAAATAAGAATGCAATACATATTCATTCAAGTCTAATGAAAAGTAATACTTCTAAATAAAGATATAAGCGTAAAAGaacagaaagaaagaaagaagaataagaagtaaaaaaaaagcagcattaaagaagagattgctatgttttataacaaaattttgatgttaaaattatgaaattttgAGTGCTATTTTTGTTTATGGCAAGAATTCAATCTAATAAgtataattcaaaaaatttatgtCACGATAAAAAAATTTCGGTGTTATTTTCGGataaattttgcataatttaaaatttttcctCTCCTTCTTCGTTatcatattctttttttttttttttttgagaaaatgACAAATAAGTTCCTAACCTTTTGTCTCACAAACATTTAAATCCTTAAAGATTGAAAAATACATATACGTTTCTGACCTTTTTAAAACCAAGACATTTAAATGTTTCGTTACATTGAGCTTTTGAGACCTAACGGAGATGTCTAATGTGGACTCTGTTTTGCTGACGTGGCCGTTACGGTGTGCCACGTGGAGGTGCGAAATGGTTAAAGG
Above is a genomic segment from Arachis stenosperma cultivar V10309 chromosome 1, arast.V10309.gnm1.PFL2, whole genome shotgun sequence containing:
- the LOC130953938 gene encoding tryptophan synthase beta chain 2, chloroplastic; translation: MENQKTGSPLSQRPDSSGRFGRFGGKYVPETLMFALTELEAAFHSLASDEDFQRELSGILRDYVGRESPLYFAERLTEHYRRGTGEGPQVYLKREDLNHTGAHKINNAVGQALLAKRLGKKRVIAETGAGQHGVATATVCARFGLECVVYMGAQDMERQALNVFRMRLLGAEVRAVHSGTATLKDATSEAIRDWVTNVETTHYILGSVAGPHPYPMMVREFHAVIGKETRKQALEKWGGKPDVLVACVGGGSNAMGLFHEFVDDDDVRLIGVEAAGLGLETGKHAATLTKGEVGVLHGAMSYLLQDDDGQIIEPHSISAGLDYPGVGPEHSFLKDVGRAEYYSVTDEDALEAFKRLSRLEGIIPALETSHALAYLEKLCPTLPNGTKVVVNCSGRGDKDVQTALKYLKD